One Chitinophagaceae bacterium C216 genomic window carries:
- the yhdN gene encoding Aldo-keto reductase YhdN, whose translation MKRKLGTTDVEVTPITMGAWAIGGFMWGGNDEKDSIEAIQAYIDNGVTSIDTAPIYGFGYSEELVGKAIKKYDRSRVQILTKFGMVWDMEKGDYAFDGTDNQGNLKKIYKYGGYEKALRDVEESLKRLQTDYIDLIQLHWPDSTTPIEETMRAMEKMLQDGKVRAIGVCNYNAAQLKEAEQTVKLASNQVPYSMLKRDIEKEVVPYCLENNLSVIAYSPMERGLLTGKYATMQTLAEGDHRNHYFKRFDFAAVKRLTDNLADLAAKYNATTAQLVLAWTFHQPAVAAALAGARNAKQAEENAKAMSISITEDDLKLIEGWLNDKFLL comes from the coding sequence ATGAAGAGAAAATTAGGTACTACAGATGTTGAAGTAACCCCCATTACCATGGGCGCCTGGGCTATAGGCGGTTTCATGTGGGGAGGAAACGACGAGAAAGATTCTATCGAAGCTATACAGGCGTATATTGACAATGGTGTTACATCCATTGATACTGCTCCTATTTACGGATTTGGCTACAGCGAGGAGCTGGTAGGTAAAGCCATAAAAAAATACGACCGCAGTAGAGTGCAAATACTTACCAAATTTGGTATGGTATGGGATATGGAAAAAGGTGACTATGCCTTTGATGGCACGGATAATCAGGGGAACCTGAAAAAAATATACAAGTATGGCGGTTATGAAAAGGCTTTGCGTGATGTGGAAGAAAGCCTGAAAAGATTACAGACAGATTACATCGACCTTATACAACTTCACTGGCCCGACTCTACCACCCCCATCGAAGAAACCATGCGCGCCATGGAAAAAATGCTGCAGGATGGAAAAGTAAGAGCTATTGGAGTATGTAACTATAATGCAGCACAGCTCAAAGAAGCTGAGCAGACGGTAAAACTAGCCAGCAACCAAGTACCCTACAGTATGCTGAAACGTGATATTGAAAAAGAAGTTGTTCCCTACTGTTTGGAAAATAATCTTTCCGTTATCGCATACAGCCCCATGGAACGCGGATTGCTAACGGGCAAATATGCTACCATGCAAACCTTGGCAGAAGGTGATCATCGCAATCACTATTTCAAGCGTTTTGATTTTGCTGCAGTAAAAAGGCTCACCGATAATCTTGCTGATTTAGCTGCAAAATACAATGCCACCACAGCCCAATTGGTACTGGCGTGGACCTTCCATCAGCCTGCCGTAGCTGCTGCACTTGCCGGTGCACGGAATGCAAAACAGGCCGAGGAAAATGCAAAAGCCATGTCCATTTCTATTACCGAGGATGACTTGAAATTGATCGAGGGCTGGCTAAACGATAAATTTTTGC
- the pyrH_1 gene encoding Uridylate kinase, with protein MQPKYKRILLKLSGESLMGNRNYGMDPDIITQYAQEIKAVVDMGVQVAIVIGGGNIYRGMNEAQTGIERAHGDYMGMLATVINGMALQAGLEKAGVFTRLQSAIVMEQIAEPYIRRRAIRHLEKERVVIFGAGTGNPYFTTDTAGSLRAIEINADVILKGTRVDGVYTADPEKDPTATRYKTVSYQECLTNNLRIMDMTAFTLCMENKLPIIVFDMNKPGNLAKVVAGEDVGTLIS; from the coding sequence ATGCAACCTAAATACAAGCGGATATTGTTAAAACTTTCAGGAGAGTCTTTAATGGGTAATAGAAATTATGGAATGGACCCCGATATTATTACCCAATACGCACAGGAAATCAAGGCTGTAGTGGACATGGGTGTTCAGGTTGCTATAGTAATCGGTGGTGGTAATATTTACAGAGGAATGAATGAAGCTCAGACGGGAATTGAGCGCGCGCATGGCGATTATATGGGAATGTTGGCAACGGTGATTAACGGTATGGCTCTTCAGGCAGGCCTGGAAAAGGCCGGAGTGTTTACACGCCTGCAAAGCGCTATTGTAATGGAACAGATTGCAGAGCCCTATATTCGTCGCAGAGCCATTAGGCATTTGGAGAAGGAAAGAGTGGTCATCTTTGGAGCCGGAACCGGAAACCCCTATTTTACTACTGATACGGCAGGTTCACTGAGAGCAATAGAGATTAATGCTGATGTAATTTTAAAAGGTACCCGCGTAGATGGCGTATATACCGCCGACCCAGAAAAAGACCCCACCGCAACCCGATATAAAACCGTAAGCTATCAGGAGTGTCTTACCAATAATCTACGCATTATGGATATGACTGCCTTTACCTTGTGTATGGAAAATAAATTACCGATTATTGTATTTGATATGAATAAACCAGGCAATTTGGCAAAAGTAGTGGCTGGAGAAGATGTAGGTACACTCATCAGTTAA
- the pdxH gene encoding Pyridoxine/pyridoxamine 5'-phosphate oxidase produces MNIADIRTQYSQKSLSEADVLPDAIAQFEKWWDEVIHSQITEPNAMTLATASLDGVPDARIVLLKGVSQEGFTFFTNYESQKGQQLAQNPRACLVFFWKELERQVRIRGVVSKVSKEKSEAYFFSRPEGSQIGACASPQSRVIADRQELESRVQALEEAVKKGHKIEKPDYWGGYILKPESLEFWQGRPNRLHDRILYTLQDKGDWLIQRLAP; encoded by the coding sequence ATGAACATCGCTGATATCAGAACCCAATATTCCCAGAAAAGCCTTTCTGAAGCAGATGTATTGCCAGACGCTATAGCGCAGTTCGAAAAATGGTGGGATGAGGTCATTCATTCGCAGATTACAGAGCCTAATGCAATGACCCTTGCAACAGCATCGCTAGATGGAGTTCCTGACGCTCGTATTGTACTACTCAAGGGAGTATCTCAAGAGGGCTTTACTTTCTTTACCAATTATGAAAGTCAGAAAGGCCAACAGTTAGCGCAAAATCCTCGTGCATGCCTAGTTTTCTTTTGGAAGGAACTGGAGCGTCAAGTGCGCATTAGAGGGGTAGTGTCAAAAGTGTCTAAGGAAAAAAGTGAAGCATACTTTTTCTCCCGACCTGAAGGCAGTCAAATTGGGGCCTGCGCATCGCCACAAAGCCGTGTAATTGCCGATAGACAGGAGTTAGAATCGAGAGTACAAGCTTTAGAAGAAGCTGTTAAAAAAGGACATAAGATTGAAAAACCCGACTACTGGGGTGGTTATATTTTGAAGCCGGAGAGCCTCGAATTTTGGCAAGGAAGACCAAACAGGCTACATGATAGAATTCTATACACTTTGCAGGATAAGGGTGATTGGCTCATTCAGCGCCTGGCTCCTTAG